Part of the Chthoniobacterales bacterium genome is shown below.
CGTCGGTGATCGGCATGATTCTCATGGGATCGAAGATCTTTGACGCGGTGAGCGACCCGGTGATGGGATCCATTTCGGACAATTCCCGTTTGCGATGGGGACGTCGGAAACCGTTTGTGCTGCTGGGCGCCGCGTTCACCGCGCTGTTTTGCGCCGTCATGTGGCGGATGCCAGACGGACTGGATGCGCATGCGCTGGCAGTGTATTTCTCGGTGGCCGCCATTTTTTACTACGCCGCCTACACGGTTTTTTACGTGCCCTACAACGCGCTCGGTTATGAGATGACCGACAACTATGACGAGCGCACGCGCGTCATGACCTTCAAGTGGGGAATCGGTGCCACGATCAGCCTCCTGATTATTCCTGCGGTGTTGCCGCTTTGCTATTGGATCCATCCCGACAACGCTGCGGCGGGGGCGCGCTGGGTCGGACCGGTCGTTGGCGTGCTTATTCTCGCTCTGGCCGTGCCCGCCGCACTGCTTCCCCGTGAACGGAAGGCCGCGCCCGCCGGCATTCCGTTTTTCCGCGCCTTGGCGTTCACCCTGCGGAATCGCAGCATGCTCCTGTTGTGCGGCATAATCGTGTGCAGTCTGGTCGGCATGCTGCTTCTGGTTTCGTGGATGCTTTTTCTCAACATGGCCTATCTGCAAGGGATGAACCAGAAGGCCTCCGCGCAGATGGTCTTCTGGGGCGACCTAATTTTTTCCGTGCTGAATGTCGGATTCGTTTTTGTGTGCGGTTGGCTGGCAACCCGCTTTGACAAGCGCACGATCCTGATCGCCGGATTGGCATGGATTAGTGTTGGCATTCTTCTCAGCTATTTTTATTTCACACCGGCGCTGCCGTATCTGCAGCTCCTCTGGACGTTATTTCTAGCGCCGGGAATGGCGGCGGTCTGGGTGCTGAGCAACTCGTGCATTGCCGATGTCTGCGACGAGGATGAATTGCGGACGGGGGCCCGGCGGGAGGGATTTTACGGAGCAGTCTATTCGTTCAGCATGAAGGCCGGAGCGGGCGTTGGTCTCGGCCTCGCGGGGGTCCTTCTCGACGCGCTCGGCTTCGACAAGGCACTCACCGAACAAGCCCCGCAGACCGTCAGCGCCCTGCGCCTGGCCTTCGCAGGACTCCCCGCACTCTGCTTCGCTCTGGCCACGGCTCTGGCAATGCTCTACCCGATCACCCGCCAACGCCACCATGAGATTCAACAAAGCCTGCTCAAACAAAATGGATAAACACCACGCAACCAAGGCCGCTTGCACGTGGCGGACTTTCATTTCACTCTCCATCGTTGGCGCGATGACCACTACGGTGTTCGCAGATATTGATTACATAGAACGCTCCGGAAAGGACTGGATTGCGGCGACCCGGGTTCCCGGAGAATTCGCGAGTGTTGCACCCAGTGTGAACGAACCCGCCCGCATTTTTACCGCCAAGGCGAGCGGGGGCGTGGAAGGGAGGGATCTTCCGGGTCTTGCCGTCGCCTTCCAATCCGCCGCCGGACATTACCTCGACTTGGCTGCCAGAAAAAATGGTGGTGCCGGGAACAACGATCTCTACGCCGTCAATTCTGATGGCGGGATTGTATGGCTCTGCTACAGCGACGGATGGCAGGAGGTGCCACTGTTAAGCGGAGATTATGTGGCCGTGACCGAGGCCACTGCTGGTGACTTTGCCTTGGCGCTGCTGCGGGACGGCGGGATCGATGTAATCGCTTGGAGTGACGGTTGGAAGGCCCGGCGCGCGGGGACAAATTTCCGCGCGGTGGATTTTGAGCAACCGATGGTCGATATCACAACCCATGACGGGCGGTATTTTGCAATCAGTGGGTCCGGGGATTTGTATGAAATCTCCGCGGACAGTAGTGGCATCCCGGAGGGCATACAGAAGGTTCTTGAAGGGAATTTCCTCTCAGTGGCCGCAAACACCTCCGGCGCTGCGGAACTATGGCTAGGCGACACCAAAGGCGGCCTGTTTATCGCATCCTGCCAGGACGATGCCTGGCGCGCCGTCCGCGCTGTGGACAGCACCGTCATCTACCGGAATCTCCATACCGACATACACCGCAAGGACGGACAGCTCTGGGCAGTTGCAGCTGGGGCATCGCAGCACCTCCATCCGCCAAACCCGTGAATATCGGCAGCCGCCGCGGGTTGTTCTTGGACGATCTCATGGTGGACCGCCTCGAAGGCCACGCACAACGGGTCTACATCAAAGTTCAGTGACCGAATAGTGCCACTGAAACAACTGCCGTGTGGAAGACGGCAGGTTTGCCTTCGGCGGCATATCGTCAATCAGAAGTTGACCATCATCGTGGACAGGCTCTCCTTCCTGCTCGGCGATGTAAGTTTTTATCATTACGTCGGTGATGTTGACCGAGCTTACCGCCAAGTATCCCCTGCCCCAGAGATGTTTCCCCTGGCCGTTGCGGAGAGGCGCCCTGCCCGTTTTCACTCAAAGCACGCGGATGCGGAAATTCGTCGGTTCGATCCCTTGTCATTGGAATTGGCGAAAATGTTAATTTGGCCTGCGGCTCGGGCAGTTGTTGATCAGCGGGCCGGCGGGTAGGTTTTGCCAATATGCCGTTGTCAAAGCGCGTTGCGGGAGCAATGCACCCCAGTTCTATGTTTCACCGGCCATGCTTCGGGATTCCGTTATGCTTGGTTCCAACGCGGAGTCACGCTCGTCGAGGTGCTCGTCGTCGTGGCTGTTATCGCCCTATTGGCGGCTTTGCTGTTTCCGCTTGGTGCGCGAATGATGA
Proteins encoded:
- a CDS encoding MFS transporter, whose product is MSHAPAAHKSLRESLPLREKIAYGLGGGSEILMANVILKLALPVYHLGLGVSASVIGMILMGSKIFDAVSDPVMGSISDNSRLRWGRRKPFVLLGAAFTALFCAVMWRMPDGLDAHALAVYFSVAAIFYYAAYTVFYVPYNALGYEMTDNYDERTRVMTFKWGIGATISLLIIPAVLPLCYWIHPDNAAAGARWVGPVVGVLILALAVPAALLPRERKAAPAGIPFFRALAFTLRNRSMLLLCGIIVCSLVGMLLLVSWMLFLNMAYLQGMNQKASAQMVFWGDLIFSVLNVGFVFVCGWLATRFDKRTILIAGLAWISVGILLSYFYFTPALPYLQLLWTLFLAPGMAAVWVLSNSCIADVCDEDELRTGARREGFYGAVYSFSMKAGAGVGLGLAGVLLDALGFDKALTEQAPQTVSALRLAFAGLPALCFALATALAMLYPITRQRHHEIQQSLLKQNG